A single Bufo bufo chromosome 6, aBufBuf1.1, whole genome shotgun sequence DNA region contains:
- the LOC121005508 gene encoding deleted in malignant brain tumors 1 protein-like: YDGTPLGSSLIGDLCRTRTREFISSSNSISIVYSRANREAGLEFYATYYSTVNDNQNVSLSCYSEYMKARISLSYLQTLEYSSDNIFLNDPQCRPQVVSGWAEFLIPYGRCLTVKQVENDTITYTNTLFTGSADTIVVYRKKLDLTLKCRMYQDTVVEGIYSADDIIKNTFIQYGLFSANLIFFQSSNYIYSVNQYPYYVARNQHLYLQAALLTSEPDLAVFLDTCVASPDEFDFTRNVYYIVRNGCGRVPDYRTYPSTSNHIVALDSMPSAF, from the exons TATGATGGAACGCCTCTTGGATCATCTTTAATTGGAGATCTGTGCAGAACACGTACAAGAGAGTTCATCTCCTCATCAAACAGCATCAGCATTGTCTATTCGCGGGCCAACAGAGAGGCAGGCTTAGAATTTTATGCAACATACTATTCTACTGTTAACGACAACCAAAATG TTAGTCTGTCGTGCTATTCTGAATACATGAAAGCTCGAATCTCACTTAGCTATCTTCAAACGCTGGAATATTCTTCAGATAATATATTTTTGAATGACCCGCAGTGTCGCCCTCAAGTTGTATCAGGTTGGGCAGAGTTTCTCATACCTTATGGGAGATGTCTGACAGTAAAacag GTCGAAAATGACACAATAACTTACACAAATACCCTGTTCACCGGTTCAGCCGACACAATTGTTGTTTACAGAAAAAAACTAGATCTAACTCTTAAATGCCGGATGTACCAAGATACTGTAGTTGAAGGCATATACTCTGCAGATGACATCATAAAGAATACGTTTATCCAATACGGCCTCTTTTCTGCTAATTTGATATTCTTCCAGTCCTCGAATTACATATATTCAGTGAATCAGTATCCATACTATGTGGCTCGTAATCAGCATTTATACCTGCAAGCAGCTTTACTCACATCTGAACCTGACCTGGCCGTATTTCTAGATACTTGTGTGGCATCACCTGATGAATTTGACTTCACAAGAAATGTTTATTATATCGTTCGCAATGG GTGTGGCAGAGTTCCTGATTATAGAACCTACCCGTCCACATCAAATCACATAGTCGCATTGGATTCAATGCCTTCAGCTTTTTAA